A single window of Nicotiana sylvestris chromosome 5, ASM39365v2, whole genome shotgun sequence DNA harbors:
- the LOC104246365 gene encoding uncharacterized protein produces the protein MKFLSELRTCFGGATVTKAVEGLQPEEKEKEPELNRSVATQSAPSWKRKVKNRGNWKPVLHVISEDKTITAVDRYSYNQKNVRIPGIKVASKVGVKSAAKGRAPKKHGMSYWEMSYAIGMPAFSGTLY, from the exons ATGAAGTTTCTATCGGAACTGAGAACGTGTTTTGGCGGCGCCACCGTTACAAAGGCGGTGGAAGGGCTACAGCCGGAGGAGAAAGAGAAAGAACCGGAGCTAAATCGCTCTGTTGCGACGCAAAGTGCACCTTCTTGGAAAAGGAAAGTGAAGAACAGAGGGAATTGGAAACCGGTGCTCCACGTCATCTCCGAAGACAAAACGATTACCGCCGTTGATCGTTATAGTTACAATCAAAAGAATGTTAGAATTCCCGGCATTAAAGTAGCCTCAAAAGTAGGCGTCAAATCAGCGGCAAAAGGTCGAGCACCGAAGAAGCACGGCATGAGTTACTG GGAAATGTCATATGCGATTGGCATGCCTGCTTTTTCAGGAACGCTATATTAG